In Streptomyces sp. SN-593, a single genomic region encodes these proteins:
- a CDS encoding ABC transporter permease, with the protein MASVMEPTSRTPEAAPPRSRRALVRFTPERIALTLFTLAVVALIAAPLVEVVIRSLEKQTGLTGHVWSGANYQQLKASEILSSARNSVVIALGSMAVATVIGVGLSWLVTRTDLPLRRAFEILNLIPFFLSPLIGSIAWTYLADPRTGFINRLARSAGISHGAVFNVYSTLGIIVVLGLFLVPFVILLTGAAFRQMDSSLEHAAAACGASGWRTAVRVTLPLASPAIMAAAILTFVMAIEDLSVPLVLGYGNGIQTLSTRIYDAVQTFPPNYNFGAALGCVMMLITALCLYLQRRAMRDRGYVTVTGKGSRAEPLRLGRIRWWAFAAELVYLLFAALLPIGILTLIAFSKRWTGTVDFGDLTLDNFRALFGKGSIVRTAFLNSLELSALCACVVVALSVVLVHAIERARITGRRLFEVCLTIPVAVPGLVLGVGLLTLLLKTSLFGTLWIIGVAYVVRFLPFAHRSVSAAFLSVHTELEEAARTSGASLGRYVFRVLLPLVRPGLVSGWLLVFLTFMRELPMSALLQTTGTQTLSVALLNSRSFDSPGVTAAFTLLQAAVLLVAAAVFWTITTRRDGASSDMAAGL; encoded by the coding sequence ATGGCCTCTGTGATGGAACCCACATCCCGCACTCCTGAGGCGGCACCGCCACGCAGCCGACGCGCTCTCGTGCGGTTCACCCCGGAGCGCATCGCGCTCACGCTGTTCACCCTGGCCGTGGTCGCCCTGATCGCGGCACCGCTGGTGGAAGTCGTCATCCGCTCGCTCGAGAAGCAGACCGGTCTGACCGGCCACGTGTGGTCCGGTGCGAACTACCAGCAGCTCAAGGCGTCGGAGATCCTCAGCTCCGCCCGCAACAGCGTGGTCATCGCCCTCGGGTCGATGGCGGTGGCCACCGTCATCGGCGTCGGGCTGTCGTGGCTGGTCACCCGCACCGACCTGCCCCTGCGACGGGCGTTCGAGATCCTCAACCTGATCCCGTTCTTCCTGTCCCCGCTGATCGGCTCGATCGCCTGGACCTACCTGGCCGACCCGCGGACCGGGTTCATCAACCGGCTGGCCCGCAGCGCCGGGATCAGCCACGGGGCGGTCTTCAACGTCTACTCCACGCTCGGCATCATCGTCGTGCTCGGCCTGTTCCTGGTGCCGTTCGTCATCCTGCTCACCGGCGCGGCCTTCCGGCAGATGGACTCCTCGCTGGAGCACGCGGCGGCCGCCTGCGGCGCGTCAGGCTGGCGGACGGCGGTCCGCGTGACGCTCCCGCTGGCCAGCCCGGCGATCATGGCGGCCGCGATCCTGACGTTCGTCATGGCGATCGAGGACCTGTCGGTGCCGCTGGTGCTCGGCTACGGCAACGGGATCCAGACGCTGTCCACCCGCATCTACGACGCGGTCCAGACGTTCCCGCCGAACTACAACTTCGGCGCCGCGCTCGGCTGCGTGATGATGCTCATCACCGCGCTGTGCCTGTACCTCCAGCGCCGCGCCATGCGCGACCGCGGCTACGTCACGGTCACCGGCAAGGGCTCGCGGGCCGAACCGCTGCGGCTGGGGCGGATCCGCTGGTGGGCCTTCGCGGCCGAACTGGTCTACCTGCTGTTCGCCGCGCTCCTGCCGATCGGCATCCTCACGCTGATCGCGTTCTCCAAACGCTGGACCGGGACGGTCGACTTCGGCGACCTGACCCTGGACAACTTCCGCGCGCTGTTCGGGAAGGGCTCGATCGTCAGGACCGCGTTCCTCAACAGCCTGGAGCTGTCCGCGCTGTGCGCCTGCGTGGTCGTCGCGCTCAGCGTCGTGCTCGTCCACGCGATCGAGCGGGCCAGGATCACCGGCCGCCGGCTGTTCGAGGTCTGCCTGACGATCCCCGTCGCGGTGCCGGGCCTGGTGCTGGGCGTCGGGCTGCTCACCCTGCTGCTCAAGACCTCGCTGTTCGGCACGCTGTGGATCATCGGCGTCGCCTACGTCGTACGGTTCCTGCCGTTCGCCCATCGCTCGGTGTCGGCGGCGTTCCTGTCGGTGCACACCGAACTGGAGGAGGCCGCCCGCACCAGCGGGGCGTCCCTGGGGCGCTACGTCTTCCGGGTGCTGCTGCCGCTGGTCCGCCCGGGACTGGTGTCCGGATGGCTGCTGGTCTTCCTCACCTTCATGCGCGAACTGCCGATGTCGGCCCTGCTGCAGACGACCGGGACACAGACGCTCTCGGTGGCCCTGCTCAACAGCCGGTCCTTCGACTCCCCGGGCGTGACGGCCGCGTTCACCCTGCTGCAGGCGGCCGTCCTGCTGGTGGCCGCGGCGGTCTTCTGGACGATCACCACGCGCCGCGACGGCGCCTCCTCCGACATGGCGGCCGGACTCTGA